A window of Falco cherrug isolate bFalChe1 chromosome 14, bFalChe1.pri, whole genome shotgun sequence genomic DNA:
CCCCACATTTGGGGCAGGGTGATGCTGAGCAGCATTTCTCACTGGGCTTCTTTCTAAACCAGCAGTGAAGGCTGCAGCGTGGATGCGATGATGGGGAACCACACCATGAGGAGTGAGGTCTGGGTGCTCTGTCTTCTCCAAGGCTCTGCTGTCTTTCCTTCGGATCTGCTGAGTGAGAAGCTGTGCTTCACAAATCATTTGCTCAGAAGTTACAAGAAGAAGCTGCAGCCGCAGCTCGGGCAGGTGCATGCAGCAGTTGAGGAAAAGCAGGGACTAGATGGCCCCTTGAGGAACGAAAGGAGTACAGCCCAGTGCAGATGCAGGGCCTGCTCCCTGTAGAGATGCAGGGCTCTCCCCTgcatccccttcctcctttgcttctgGACTTGCTGCCTTTGTCAGAGGGCACTGTCGCCTGCCCAGGTTCAAACCTGGCACATGACCATGTGTGTGGGATGAGACCAGGAGTCTCACAGGGTGGAAGCTGGCAGATCTCTCTGTGCCCTGGGAAAGATGTGTGGTGGATCAGACCAGTTCCCTGGGGCCTGGCTGCCGCTGGTATGGCAGGAGCCTTGCCAGAGGGGACCTGTCTGCTCTGCTTGGGCCCTCTAAGCTGGGACGCAGAGCACAGGCTCAGTGGCACACTGTCTTGCATTTCTCCTCGAGCCCTAGGTTTGCAGCCAGGCTGAAGATCCTGTTCTTTAGGTTTGCTTTCCCCACAGAGCAAAGCTCTCTTACTTGGGGTGCAGCTTTGGTCAGCAACGTACAGCTCTGCTTCCTTGGGGTTTGCAGAAGAGGCAGATGGGAGAGGCGCTCCATGATGTCCGTTTGGAGTAGCTGCAGCTTAGCAATGCCCTGTGCCAGGAGAAGATCGATGAGAAGAACCAGGAGCTGCTTCAGCTAAAACTGACCTCAGGGAAGAATGTCCAAGCCCTTAACCTCTATGGAGTGAGTAAGCCTCCCAGCACCtctgttttgcctttcttctgttCCCAAGGATCACATGTGAGCTGATTAACAGGTCTTGcattcttccctttctcagcTGGAGGGTGCTGAACGCCTCTCTGCTTTCCCCCTGACAGCAGTTCAGTTGGGAGGTTTGCCTGACACACCAAAAGCAGTGATGCCCTCATTCATGTTTGGCTGCAGCCTGATGATGGGCTTCACGCTTCACAGCATGGTTATTTTACACCCCAGGGGAAAAGTCCAGTAGAAATGAGCTTTGGTGGTGACTTGCACaggaaaaaggcattttttacGTAACCTGTGACATTTGAAAAGATGTCATGAGCTGCAGCTGTCACTCTCTCTGCTTTTATCAGTGAAAAACACTTCTCAGCTGGGTGCATTTGCTTCTCTCGGATCAGCCGTTGTGTCCAGGTCAGTCCTAAACCCACTGGCTGCTGTGCGGTGGGTTGTGCTGCAGTCTGACACAGAAGACATGACGAAGCAGCAGCTGCGTGAGCAGGGCATGatgctgccttctgcagggGACAGGTGATGCCACAGAGCTCCCTTGGAAGCAGAGCTCCTGCACCGCCAGCTGGGACCAAGCTGGGGGAGTAGAGGGGCGGCTTTGCaggtggctgggagctgctgctgcacctgtTGATGCTGTCCTGCTCTCGTGTTCAGGGGAAGTTGGAGCATGCCATAGAAATATCCATGTCTCTGACGAAAGGCATCTCCCAGACGAAGCAGGTGCTGGAGAAAATTGAAAGAGAAGCTGCTGTGGTGGAGGAGGTAACAGGGTGAATTGGGAGGCCCTGAGATTTCACTTGGGAGTACTGTTTTGAGGTACTTCTTGTGCTGTGTTGGGTACCAATGCCTGTTCGAGGTCTGGCAATGAGATGGGTAACTGGGTGGCTTTCTGGGTCTGAGCAAGTCCCTGGGCTCCTACCTGTGCCAGTGAGTAAGGGAAGGTTTAGAGAACAGGCGTGTTGTGAATTTTGGCCCTGGCTTCACAGTGACCTCCCACTGTCTTCTGGAAATTCTGTTTCCTTGAACTTTTGATCAGCGGTGTCCTCCGCAGGGAGAAGTGGCACTGTTGTCAAtgccagcctggggacacaGAGCCTGGCGGGGACACCACAGCTTTAGGAAGTGGGTTCAAGGGGCTCCCTagcagtgctgcctggcagggatggaggcaCTGGTGGTTGTATTccactgcttccctgcagcGCTGTGTGGTTTAATTTACCTGCCTCCCTGGAggactggctgccagctggcagAGGGGCATTTCCCAGGGATGTCCTTGCACTCTGTCCCTATTTCTCCAGCAGAAATGAGCTGAAGCTGAGCGtttgaaacagcagctgcagaagctgctctCAGACAGTGTCCCTCCTGTGCTGAGTTACATGCAGAACAAGACAGCTGTTACTGACCTCGGTAAAAAGCCTCAAGGCTTGGGAGAGCAAGGTGGCGGGCGCTGAGGTGAGCAAGGCCAGCCTGGGTGTGCAGAAGCCTGGACAtgtgccagccaggagctgcatCTCCGCCTGCCCACCTGCAGCCGCCCCGGGGACCGGAGCGCTTGTTTCTGACCCACCAGGGAGCCCtgcaagagctgctgcagtgtcGCCTGCGCCTGGCAGAGCCAGAGGCTCTTCCTGTTGACAGCGCGGTGATCACTCCCTACCCTGAGGACAGAGGCTGAGTTTTAATGACTGAGCTCAGAGGGGAAGCCAAAGCAAGGGCAGTGCTTGTAATTGGACGGGAAGCACAGCCAGGCTGTTGCTGTACTGAAACCTGTTGCGTGTGTAAGGAGAAGGGGACACATGGCAGCCCAACACATTTCTGCCTCTGCATATATAACCTGTGGCAGCCTTTTCCCGTGCCCCGGATGGCTCCCCAGTGGTGGTAGTCCTTTTTGTTGATCTCAGACATTTTTTACTCGCTTGTATCTTGGCTCCTCCCTGATAAGGAAAGGCTGGCCAAGATCCAAACATGAGTGCATGGCAAAGTTGCAAGAATATCTTTGATCTTCTCCTGCAGCCTAGGAGGGATGGAAAGATAATACAGGGGAGCACAGTCAAAGCTGGAGGTAGCGGTACGTGTTTGTATACCTGCCCCTGTGCACAGCAGCGTGGGAGTGAGGTGGCTGCTTTGGATGGGATAACATAGTGTGGTCAGCCAGTGCTCTCTGAACATATTAAGGCCTTCTCGTTTCTCCTCTTGCAGATGTCCTTGCAAAACTACTGCAGAGCATGGAACCAGATGAAGATGTCTGGTAACCAGCACTAGGTTTGTCTGATGCTGCAAGCTGCAGAAGGAGCCAACCCTGTGGGGAAGTTTTCTGTCAAGTGGGTGAATGTAGCACCCTGCAAACTGCACGGAGATGAAGCCCCTTCTGCAAGAAACGATAAAGAAACCCATAGCTCTGTTGTGAGGCCATCTCTTTGTTCTGTCCCAGCATGTGCTGGCTTCCACAAGGCTCTGCTGCTTGTTCCATCCGCAGgtcagccagctctgctcagggcccccccccgcccctccatCACCACAAGCAGTTATTCTCTGGTGATCAAATCCAACGTGTTTACAGGAACTGTCCTTTCTCTTTGGGCAAGCCCTGGTAATCACTTAATACAGGAGGAACCAGAGGGGGTTTCCCTGGGAGATATGGGAGTTCAACATCTCCAAGCATGCACTGACAATAGAAGAGAGCAGAGCAGTGTGACATGGCATACACGAACCAAGTAGGCTTTCTGATCacaaaaagatatttatttacctaaagaaacaaaagagcaaGAAGGGAGAAGCTACCCCTTTCCCAAGCACCTGGGGCAAGTGGAAGTGTCCCTTGGCAGCGGGAAGTGTTTTCCCACTGCAGGAGTTATAAATCATCTCAGGTGGCCCAGCCTCAGATGAGCTCAGGTCTCATTTTCCCTTCTTGGGATTGAAACCAGCTTCCTGAAACATCCCCACTGCTGGTCTGGAAGCCTCTTCCCAGTCTTTAGGTGGAGCCTGCAGATCAGTTCGCACCCTGACTAGCACAGGGAATGCAGGAGGTCCTGTCCTCGCAGCGGTGGCCAAGATCCAGTTGCTGTAGTAGGACACTGGGGTATACAGGAATGATCCATAGCATCTCATGCCACCCTCACTGAGAATGCCTTTCAGGACCCATTTCTCAGCCCCTCCAATCTGGCACATGATGGGGTTGCCAGCATCACCCTTTTGAGAGACAAAAAGGGGAGGGTTGTGTCTCAGCAGTATCCCTATTGCTGTCACTGTCGGTAGCTGTGGACTTCAGCAGAGTGAGAGGAGGTCAGATCACAGCAGCTTGGTCCTTTATGATCACTGGCAGCAAAGCGCCACTGATTCCAGGGGCTGGCTGTCTTTGGGCTGACGATGTCCCAGTGTGCCCCTGATAAGGTGACTGGTatctctccctgcagctgcctgtgcccccaTCAGCCTAGCTCCATGCCTGGTCCTTTGGTATGTACCACAAGGAACCTCTGTTGGTTTTGTCTCCCAAATGTCTTTGACCCTGGCCACATCAAAGGCCCTTGGAGGCCCCAGTGGCAGGAGAGTTTCAGGGACCAGAGCAGCACCTGCAGGGAGACAGTCACCCCACACCTCGTGCCAGAGGGGGGTGTCACACCTTCAGACAGTCTTGCATGCCTGCGATTTGCAGGCTGCGTGGAAGGCATCTTTTCTTGTAAGGCCTGTGCAGGAGAAGCCCAACAAGTGTTTtggctgctctcccagcctggaGTTGGAGCAGAACGGGGAGGAGGCAGTTTGGCTGTCTGCCTGGTCTGGGTTGATGCTCTGTATCCCTTACCGAACAGCCTGCCGCTTTGTCAGCatccctgtggctgcagcatgCAGTTGCAGCGATCCTTTTCAGTGAGCAGGGATCCACATCCACTACGGAGAGCATCCTCAGGAAGTCGCTGCAGCACTTTCCCCTGCCTGGCCAAGGGACCACCGTGAGCCTGTGGCTCTAGGCAGCTCCTGACCTCCAAAAAGCCGTGATGGATGACCAGTGGGTACTTCTTCCTCCCAGGATGAGCCCTGTTCCCCTTCCTCCCATTGGGGTTGTtagcaggagggagcaggaaggCGGCTCTCCACCCTGCTGGAGGGAGCTCTTTGCCGCAGCAGCCAGGGGTTACCTGCGGTGGGATGGATCCAGCCCAAGATCCAGCAGATCACAAGGTCCAGGGTGGAGAAGCTCCCGTGAGGGAAGCAGATGGGCTGAACGATGCTGCTGAACTCCAGCGGGGCGGCTGTCCTGAACAGAGCGATGTTGTTGTACAGTGTCCCCTTGTCAGAGTCCTCATGGGGGATGACAGAGCTGATCGAATGCTGGGGCTGGGCCTCCCATTGCCTCTTCATGGTGCTCAGCCCAACAAAGGCCAgcatctgctgcctgcagggggTGGACAGAGGGGTCTGGGTGCAAGAAAAAGCATGGGGCAAActctgcctgcccctgctccgACTGAAAGATGctcacccagctgctgggcGATGACCAGACCCTCCTGAGCACTGGGAGATGGTGTCATTCCCTGCTGATTCCCCAGCCTTGCCCGAGGTGACGCGGGGCCCCTTGCAGTACACAGacctgctctgcaggctggatGCAGCGCTGAGGATCCGGTGCTCGTTCAGGATAGAGCCGAAGGCCAAGAGGTTGTGCTGCATGTCCCGCAGGGCCACCACCCGCAGGAACTGGGCCGCAGCCACAAACTCCTGCGCTGATCTCCAGGGAGATGGGCTGGCCTGGATCCCACAGGCTGAGGGAAATAGGGGGCATGCTGCTGCGTGTGCCTGGCCCTAtgctctccccccaccccctctgcCTTCTGATGCCTCCTTGCCCCTTGATGGGGCTGCCCCAAGCTTTGCTCTCACCTGGGACCGATGCCAGCATTGCCCGGGCTTGCTCAGCTGTGGGGCCAAGCCAGTGGCACGGCACGGGACCCAGCACAGAGGGGTCAAGCCGTGCCACCTCCTATctggtgctggggcagcccagaggcacagcagcatgAGGCTTTGCACTGTCCCAGCTGGGCaaagagctggggctggggagccagggTCCCCCTTCTCTGCCCACCTGCCGGGAGAGGGGGAGATGTCATAGGGGGTGCCAGCTGGCCCGGAGGGGCTCGGTGTGCCTGTGCTGAGCACACCAGGCCAGTTCCTCGCCCTGGTACATGGGTGCTGCGCCTCCCAAGCACAGTAGAGATCCAGCAGACCCattcccagctccccagctccacgggctgtcacagcactctccaaactatcaagctacAATAAGGTCTGTTACCATCTCgtaccaacacactcttcatacagtccttctgctgccttctcctcacgTCACgtcatccagggcatgtgttcttgcttcttcctcggccgctctctcttccttggctgcccaacctcctaacagaaccagccacagtTGCACCTTacctacatcagccaacccaccgcccctgaagccagcccacagctgtatgttaccaatgctaattaacccagcttcacTCCTCTACAATGGGCCACATCCTGCTGCACTCTGCCTGCTCCATCATGCCCCTGCCAACACCCTGCTGGCCCCATGCTGCCccccctgctcagcaccctaGTGCCAGCACGATGTCCAGGCAGCAGGATGTGGGTGTGAGCCCCTCTGTGAGACCACcgttgctgcagcagctcaaaGGACCCTCTGCTGGTGTTCCGGCACAGTGGAGGGGGCTGTTGGAGGCTCTTGCAGTGCATCTGCCTGCACAGAATGGATCTCCGAAGCATCTGAGgccagcaccccctgccctgggtgctgctcGATGGTTTCTCCCTGGgacagcctgccctgccctgatGCCTCTTTTCTGCACACCCACTGGGGTCTCTGCCCACCCTGGCCCCACTTGCAGACAGAAGCAAGGGCATCTTATGGGCAAGTTCTGCTTAAGGAAATTCATAAAAAACCCTGAAGGACCCCAAACTGCATGGGGATGGTGAGAGGGGACCTGGAGGGCAGCAGAAGCTGTTGCAGGGGCACCACCAGGCTACAGCTGCCTGTGGCTGGGCTTTCCCATGGGGAGGTCCCAGTGGGGACAAGAAGTCCCTTCCCAGCTCGCGAAAGGCCAAGCATACTTTGGAGAGCAGGACAGAGAAGATGGGGTGGTATGAGGGATGTGAAAACTCCTTCTTTCTATCAGAGATTGGAAAAGTGTTGAGAAGGAGAAATTGCAGTGTTCCTTATATGCACTAATTAATAGCCACGCGTGAAAGGAGCTGGTgagagacagaaagcaaaggcactGGGGCTCCTGGAGGCCTGACACGCTCCCAGCAGGTTATCCCTGGATCGCTTTTCTCCTGGCGAGGCGTTTGGTGGCTGAGGACGCACATGCCCAGACCAACCCCTGCAATACTGGGGATAAAGACAGCCAAGGGGAAGGGAAATGGTGCTGGGAAAAGGCTCGAGGGAAATCCAGGTTCAAGCACTTGTTTAAACCTGCATACAGACCAGGGCAGCATCAGCTGAACTGATTTCTTCACAGCATTTGAATACACTTATTATATGCAAAATTAGCAAGGGCAGGGTCCGCACCATGGCATATTTAGGACAGGGGCATCCCAAGGAAACCCtggatgtttttttcatggtgGTTGTGTTCTCCCTAGATATAGCCAATCCTGCATGTAGGAAATTCAGTCCTCTCTCTGCGTTCCTGCAATAACTCCGCAGTGCTTATCCCTCCCACTGAGAAGGGCCTTTTGTGTGTATTATCCCTGGCTCTTGTGATGTTGTGTTTGAAATGCCGTGGGAAtcagctgggaggcagctgatGATCCCAAGGCCTGTTTATAGTTGATTTGTGCCAAAAGGGGCCACTTAACCCTGCAAGAGCCAGGAAAACATCTCTGAGGTTTCACTCTGCCCTCCCCATGGGGGTGCCAGTCTGAGGCTGGGTCTGATCACTGGCTGGGCTGCTCCAAACGATGCTAGTGTCACGCAAACAGAACATTTCTAAAGGTGATGCTGGCAACTAGCGGTGACACTGACTGATCCAGAGGTGCCAGGCACCCCACTCGCTGGGAGCACGACTTGACTTACTGCATGTCATCTGGATCCACAGCGGTCAAAGAACCTGCACAAGAGCAGGTGTTGGTGGGAACATGACCAGCTCACACCCTTGACCCATGGGTCAGCCAGCTTGGTGACACCAGTCCCCTCCTGCTTTGCAGGTCTCAGAGGAGGTCAGCGCTGCCAAAGAAGCACGACCCCCACAGCAGCTCTCGTGGGCAGCGCAGGATGCTCCCCAAGCccagcctgagctgctgcttttgtccaGAGGACCAGCTGCCTCcttggcactgctgcagggagaCAGGCACCTCTCACAAGGAactgcagcctcccagcaccctgGCCACAACCTTGGAACTAATAAGTTTTAAGCCCTGTGGTTAATGAAGCCAGCCTGACTCTGCACAGAGACAAAGCCTGAAGCCTGCCGCCAGCTCTGCCCGCAGCAAGCTGAACAAGGCACTGCTGCGGGCTTGCAAAAAGCCTCCCTTGTGCACGGGGGGATTCAGCCAAACAAGGGGCCTCCTTGGCTGCGTGTCTCCTGGTGCTCCATAATTCATATTATTTGCTGGATTGTTCCCACTACCAAGGAAAATTTAACAAGTAAAAGCATCTGATAAAAATCTATTGACTGCAGTAAAGCACCAACCCAGCCAAACCAGTTGGTACGGCGTGACCTCTGCAGCCTCACTCAGTTTGCCGCCTAGAAAAACAAGTGCTGTATGGTACTTGCAATGCTGCCAGTGCAAAGGCTTTGATTAAAGCTTTACTGCGTTACCAAAGTGCAGTGAGATGTTTTGAGAGGCAAGTTTGGTGGCTTCCTTCCCCAAGCCTGGTTCCTTGTTGTGCAACAACACATCTCTAAGTCTCCTTGGCATTTTGTGCttctctttttgtgttttcaggtCACACTGCTCCCCTTGCTGCTGGCCTTAGCACTAAGGTCCTGACTCCTGTATTCTGGCGACAGCTCTTCTGGCCAGGTACGCAGCAGGGACAATGCACCTTGTTTTTGCCGAGGAACTCCGTGAGAGAACAGCTTTTGGACACTGGTGGCTTCCAAGTCTTACAGGATTACTCACAGGTGGTTCAAATCTTGCCTTGGAGGCAAAATCTTGCCTTGAGATTCAGTTTCTGCCAGGCCACCAGTCTGTGGCACTGTTCCCACTGAGCGGAGCAAAACTGAGGTGGCTAGCCAGGACATCTGCCCTAAGTATTTTTCCAGCTTTGATCATGTTTTTCTGATGGTCCCATCACTTTGGTCTAAACCAGCAAGGATCAGGAGCATATAAGGACAAGTCTCCTTAACACCTCAGTCCCTGCCTTGGATTCAAGGCACCACTGGCTTCCCAGGGCTTCCCCAGAGCAACATCTGGAAGTCACAAAGCAACATTCTTGGTTTCAGCGATGGTGTAATCAGTGCTACAAATTCTTCTGTCCTAGGAGGAGGAGATGCCACGCAGACCGACAGCTCTTCCAGCTTATGCTTTCATCCCTGCCTACATCCAGCTATCCTGCCTCATCAATGTAAGGATAAGAGAGGTGCCTACCTTTTCTTGTGTGACATATCCCTAATCCCTGTGGGAACCGGACTGTTCTACTGCCTGCAAAGCTGCAGGATGCCCGAAGACACGGATGACTGGTAGAGCATCTGATGGGCAATGCAAGGGTTTGCGCTGTGGAACAGGGTCATACCTAACGGCCTGTGATGGAAAGCTGGCCCGGGCCAAGATGCAGCGCACAGATACTTGTACAAGTAACTCTGCCCACTGAGTGCTGGATCTTTTGCAGTGGGAGGCAGAGTCTGGTACAGCCTATCCACATTTGCTGAATTGCTGCAGTGCCACTTTCCTCCAGCTATACTTACCTTTTAACTGACCTCATGCAATGTTTCCCAGCCACTCTTTCCTAGGTCCTGGGAAACTGTAAGTTTTATTCAAAGGTCTGCTGAAGGTTTCTCCTCTAACCATTGAAATTTCTAGCTTAATCCAAAGCTTGCTTTGACCCCAAGCTAGCATATCGTCAGCATGGGCAGGTGGTCAGGAACTGCAAGCACTCGAGCTATAACAGTGGGGACCCAGGCACTCAGCACTGCTAATACGAGCATGCTGGAATGCTAATCAGATCGGTTTGTGAAGCTTGAGTGTGGTTTTGCAATGTGACTCCTCTCACTAGAACTCACATTGGTATTTAAAACCATTTGCTAGCCAGCTTGCAACCCCAGACCTTATTCCTTTGGTCCAGATGCTGGTCTCAGCACCCAGCTTTGGCTGGGATCTTTAGGCAACTAGAGCAGATCTCAGAATCTCAGCTGCTTCACACAAAGCGATGAGTTGATGGGAATGAGAGGTCATGGCTATGAGCAGGACGGCTGGTCCTGTGACTGACCCCACAGAAACATGCAGAGAGGAGGAATGCTGCCAGCTGGGCCTGGCACTGGTCATAACGGTGGTGCTGGAAGGGCTTCTAGACGTGCCTGCTTACAGcgcagagaaagggaagaagcttGATAAATTGTTCCCAGTGCACTGCTCGTCATTGACATCAGGATTAACTGCACAAAGCAGGACAGTGTGGTTTGTACCcgtcagcccaccacatccaAAGGAGTTGCTCTAAATGCGCACACAAGTGAGCGAGGGGAGCACCTTACACAGCAGCAACACAAAGTGGCTTGTGGAAACACGTGTCATTTCCAAGACCTTGGCATTGCCTGGCGGAGCAAGGGAGCAGACTGCTCTGAACTGCTGCCCGAATTGGGATCTAAACCTCCACACACTGCCCAGACTGTGTACTTCATTCAATACACGTTCTGTTTTCACCTCTCCTTCGCATCTTTTACTCTGCACACATCAGAAATCTATGCAGACAGGAGGAGGAGCACTGAAAAATGGGCTCCTTAAGTTAGGCTCTGTCGATACTGAgggcactgaaaaaaagtaactCGCTTCTGGTTTTCACGAATGCAAGTACTTTTTTGAGATGATGAAAATATCTGAAGCCATTTATTTGCCTTATGATTTACTGGCCTCAGGAGCCTGATTTTATGAACTACTTTTTTAAGCTCAGCAAAAGCTCTTATCATCAAAAGATTGACACAAGGGTCCTCCACAAAATGCTTGTGACGTGGTAGGGGGTGAGTCACCATCAGTGTCAGATGCTGCCAGCCCTGACCCCTTCACTTCAAAGGCTCAGTATCTACACTGCTGCCTCCTCAACACTGCTCAAGCTGTAAAGGGGCAGCAATCCTGTACCCACACATCGGTTGTCACTGGGTAACAGGTGACCATGGCTCTCTCCTGGAGGCTTCTGGGCTAAAATACATAATCATTCTTTAGCTTTCTGAACCTGCCCATGATGATGAACAGCCTCCTAGAGGCATTGAGGGAAAGAAACATATTCTGGCTATTTCTAGATGTAAGTACGATCCAGTTCCCAGCTGAAATACTAAGCAGTGGTTTGGAATCTGCCTCCTTCCCAGACAGCTCCTGGAGATGCTCACAGCCTGGACTTCCTGGACCTTCCCAAGATTTTGGGGCgaaggagcagagctggtgatGGGCAATACCAACTGCCCTCAGCTTCCTGCAGAGGGACTCCCCTTTCCAATCAATCCCTCCTTAGAGAAAGGCTGGGGCTACAGCGCTATTTCCGGAGAGCTTGCTCCCAGCAGTACAAACCACATGCTTACAGAAACGTTGATCCTTTTAAATTAACAaagttatttcatttctgtcagCACCCTGCTGTTCCTTTGAGACTATGCTAAAATGTAAAGCTTGCCCATTAATTACTTCAAATGTCAAGGTTTAATTACAATGCCTCCAAGTTAAATTTCAAGCCAGCCAATCATTCAGAGCCATCCAGGAGACAGACACAGCCATAGCAAGTCAATGCTTCaaaaaagatgatgatgatgatgatgattaatGTTACTGACTTCCCAGCAGCCGTATTTCATCTTTCAAATACAGAGCATGCTAACTGGAGTGTGCAG
This region includes:
- the PRSS54 gene encoding inactive serine protease 54, which produces MVTDLIGQAHAAACPLFPSACGIQASPSPWRSAQEFVAAAQFLRVVALRDMQHNLLAFGSILNEHRILSAASSLQSRSVYCKGPRVTSGKAGESAGNDTISQCSGGSGHRSRGRQSLPHAFSCTQTPLSTPCRQQMLAFVGLSTMKRQWEAQPQHSISSVIPHEDSDKGTLYNNIALFRTAAPLEFSSIVQPICFPHGSFSTLDLVICWILGWIHPTAGNPWLLRQRAPSSRVESRLPAPSSTGMLTKRQAVRPQLPTVTAIGILLRHNPPLFVSQKGDAGNPIMCQIGGAEKWVLKGILSEGGMRCYGSFLYTPVSYYSNWILATAARTGPPAFPVLVRVRTDLQAPPKDWEEASRPAVGMFQEAGFNPKKGK